The nucleotide window TCTTTGTAGGTATGTAGGTATTTTGATGTTTGGCTGTGTGTAATTGTATTTTACTCATGTAGTTTTtgagtttgtttttctttttgagtGTGAATGATTGTAAATGATTGCGGAAAGTTGTAAGTGAATGTAATTAAATGTACGAATTTGTTTCTTTGGTAATATGTAGGAAGGAGAACATTAAAGTTTTGCATTAAAGTTTTTCGGTTAAATCAATTAGCTAAATGTTTCAAGGAGTTTTACAGTACTTCGAGTGATTAAGAATTGTcagaaagaaatttaaaaataaattttattaaaaagttttctatttttAGAGAACTGCAGAACAATTgtttaataatatgttattattaacaagtaagagagctatattcggctgtgccaaatcttatataccctttaaatatgattaggtaaaaaaaattaaattttttaaaattttttcgaaattttaaaaagacaaaaaaaaattttaaattttttggtgaaaaaaatttatacaaacaaatttttttaaatagcagcTGAGCAGGatgaattcccgatatattgatgtatcaatcatgtttgtaagtaatttgggggctacggaaagttgatttcaacattcaGATGGTcagacggacattgctatagcgactccgctatctataacgatttgCATAGAACGAAGggcatagaataaacgcatagaacggaaggagaaagtaaaaaattactctcttttcacacatataaAACCAAAATACATGGAATACATTTTCATgaattagatttttgacaacagacttaagtATTTTGTTGTTAAGTTGTTGTCTATGGTGAAGggcctaaaaataaataatacattagatcaattataaaaacttgttcagaaaatattttgtacgattaacttaatttaaagtTTGTAAGTGCTGAGTATAAGTAATCAATTAAGTAAAAACTATAATACGCCATGGTCTACCATTGAACAATTTTCTCTGCAGAGTAATTAATTCCAAATGAAAACtgacaaaaacacaaacatacgtttaaaattttagttctttccatttatattatataaattttttaagaatagTAGTTTTtcgtgaaatttaaaaattccattttctaTCAAATGTTggcatttcatttatattttaatacattacactatacaaaaaaaaaatttttttccaaaattacaaggtccgaccaataaattttgatagaggagtaaaaaaaagacacgtgtatcggcgttttgaattTCATTCGATGGGGGGGGGGGTTTTTTAAAGTTTCCCagctctggcacattcttattgttaatcggcataagaaaccaagtgatccttacatttttggaataaaatgtgttcagcaaagttatgtaaaatgttacttaGAACATCCTCTAAATACTCAAGgtatgggtcttttttgttcttcttttaaaaaaagcagggatttaaggggttaaaatgttccgcaaaaatattatccgtgaaattctactataagtccctgaatacaccaaaacggaaaattcaaccagaaagtcagaaataagagaCAACAAcagagagcttagggttaatttctcatttattaagaatttagcACTTGAGCACTCCATAAAGGTGTTCTATTGGGTTAAGGTCCGGTGACTGAGAAGACCATTCTATGAGAGGTACTTGGTTGATAGCAAACCAGTCCTTTGCCAATTTCGAGGAGTGCTTCATTGATCATTGCCCTGCTGAAACTCTCATCATAAGGGCATCTCTTCCTCAGCAAATGGAAGCATTAAgctttgcaatatatttacgtaGTCTCAGGCGTACATCCAATATATTTGACCGACACCAGAAGAGGAGAAATATCCCCATATCATGATGGtctgccgaaaatcacttacaaaataaaaattataaaaactttaatagaATAATGATTTGGGGTCGGGGTTCACCGACTatactattttattaaaaagttatattgGGTTCagacaatttttatattgaatctTTTGTAAAGACCGTCTAGTGCAAAGcccgtatttttaagtcatactcaAAATATATCAGCCTTAAAgccgattttaagtccataaaataaatttcaaatataatttaaaatgttgttttattcatGATATAATAATTGttgaaggtagaatcactagggagagttttcaatatttagccctataatgtcaaactttgattttgatttttttcatatttttttatattttcttttgtttggcgttacaagaattgtataattgagaatttattttttactgggTACACCCAGTAATTGTTGTATcatggttttattattttaaaataagcttttatctacattttgtttattttttttaattttggaaatttcttaCATTCCACTATGTgcccatttccaatttttgtggcaaaaaattcaaatattcaactttcgctttttgaaaaaaaaattctacggTTTAATTCCTAACCCTTCGACAacataaataccaaaaatttatcCCAAGTGTCCActcattttatatataaacagctatgaaagtttacattttttaaatagagttttcaagctgaaaaagtgaaacaaattacattagggaaaaagtgattttttttttaaaaaattggttatAACTAAGATTTTACCAAAATGGATTAGAATACCGGAggtgtgtacttaaaaaaaacttaaaatattttactaaatgtttatattatgtGCAAAATTTCGTGTTTTTATTAGTAATGTTTTTTGTGAAGTTACGAAAAAGTTGTTTGTCTTCTGTAGTATAGACTTACGTTGCCTGCATTTGCCTAAGGAATGATACATATGTGGTTATTTGTAGGAAGGTCAGGCTTCATTCCGTACTCAAATTGTTTGAAACTCTTGCACCgaagcaaataattttaatttttctataaaaaaaattgtttaaaatggtATTTGTGGAAAGTGCTATGAGAATATAGATtgagatttttttgaaaatgtttgtgaGTTGGTGGGGGTGGGGGGTGGTTTATCAGAAAAGAGGGCACGggatattgtaaattttttgaaaatacttattttagcaGCAGGGGTATCTACACAAAGTTTTATGATGCTAGATcccttggaaataatttttgccgCAATTTTGGCTTTTGGACACATAGAACATtcactgaaaaatattttcatttatttgattgTACATACGTGTTGGGAaaagttttgaaagcttttttaaaatatttcttatggtacgaaaaaaacaaaagttctattataaaataaaatcgccTTTAACTATACTAaacataactttaaattttcttttatggttAGGGGGAATGTTTGTAAATTATTCTTTTGTTatctatataattttatatttaaaaatgtcttattaatgtcattgtttttcaaaaaataattactctgtattgtttaactttaaaaaatttgtgtagGTCTATATTATCTAATAAAATGACTTTcattatttgattatttattaatgtatatttataaaatcaaaacaaatacataGAAATAGTAATTAGCAATACATATAGAACTAAATTGCTCAAATATCTTCTAAAACTAGACactaattattaaattaaaaacttacaaaCATCTGAACATGAACACAATGTAGccatataattaaattattatttcaatcTAACTACCTCtctataatttcaatttcaagctgaaaactttaaaataattttacacaaattgaaTTGCTAACAGTAATGtaaaaaccattaaataaaacaaacgtaaaatattaaaattttaagctaaatttaactaaaaaaaccaAAGGAAATCTATAgctgaaattatttatagaaaaaaggaGAAATAATATGGAACGTTGGCAAAATAAAATCGCTGTGGTAACAGGTGCCAGTTCTGGCATTGGTATAGCCATAGTTAAGGATCTTATTAAAAATGGCTTGCAAGTTGTTGGTCTAGCCAGACGTGTCGAACGTGTGGAGGATATTAAAAAGTCATTGCCCaaaaatttgcaaacaaaattgACGGCTTTGAAATGTGATGTTTCCAATTTGAAATCGGTTAATGAGGCATTCGATAAAATTGTGCAGCATTTTGGTGGCATagatattttagtaaataatGCTGGATGCCTCAAATTAGGACAATTAACCACCATGAATGTGGCTGATGTAGAACAAGTTCTGCAAACAAATGTCATGGGTGTGGTCTATTGTACCCAACGCGCTTTTAAATCAATGAAAGAACGTAATTTCAATGGCCATGTTGTGCTCATCAATAGTGTAGCTGGCCATAAAGTTGTGAGCAGTATTGATGGTAGCACACCCGAATTCAATATTTATCCACCCAGTAAATTCGCCATAACTGCTATTACGGAAATCTATAGACAGGAGTTTCGAGGATTGGGTACAAAGATTAAGGTTACTGtaagttgaaaaaaattttgcgtaaatttagtttatataattaattttttttattattattttttgtttaaagagcATTAGTCCTGGTGCTGTGGatacagaaattttaaatgataataTAAAATCGTTATTACAAGGTACTATTCTAAAAGCTGAGGACATTGCTTCGGGTGTTTTGTATGCCATTTCAACGCCACCTCATGTGCAAATTCATGAAATGATTATTAAGCCGATTGGTGAAGTGTTATAAGCAGATTTAAGTTTTACAAATGTAAATGTATTATaactgattttaatttaataataacattttaaaattttcgttattggttactttattatgtttaatcctctaacccgcaagagtgcctcaaggcatgtattacaaaacaccaattatctcaaaaagtaattataattttttttttgaaatttccctcgaaggtcggtatgcattctgacttttaatTATTGTTCTGTCGgttgttttgtgagtgatgttataattttagcacgtgaaattttgtgtgtaattttttttaaaatcaaagttttactatcTTTTATTCGCCCGatctattttttattagttcttaTTCAttggtttttcaataaaatcgtatcataattattgttttttacacctaaaccggcaacaatgccctgaggcactcttcacctttttgcacctggttcctaaacttaatgtgcaaattagtttctgatgacTGTTCTTAgttaattgggtcataattacccaaaaaaaaattatttgaaaactttttttagctttttaaagtttgcgggttagagaGTTAATAGGAGGTGCaaagtacacgcagagaaaaaacatggttcgacgtggttacgacaactatactctgttcgttgtaacaatatattgttggcGTAAActtataattgttgttttaatttaatttcaacaatattttagttactgtaaacgtttatatattcatgtacaaccattaattgttataaatatgaatatggttcggacaactaaataatgagaaataggtaaacatattattatgtacaaccattaaatgttaagtttctatacgcgtagtcataatatgtttaagatgcaaataaaatatgtctTTTTccccaccatttgtgagtgttggtgtttgtctaagctaaaatgtttttataagtaaattttgagtggcTCCAATtctcattcgctctatagttttaactgcgataaaaataaatttcagtgaatttattaatagtattttaattgggaatttagtaccttaaaactaaaacctattaaattaaaatgttgtgttttcaaaaataaatttcaataataatatgattactttggatcttagtatgatttcattggatcataatatgatttaattgggtcataatgGTGGATTTGGGTCATATTGTGtttgatttatatcataatatgataattttagaacatattatgattgatttgtatcataatatgattatttcaatgatattttatgataataataatgaacataatatgttttggacaacaataataaatcttatcataatatgatgctcttagattatgtttaccacaaccatgtttttctctgcgtgtatataaAATCGCAGATTTCGGAGAATGAGTACAGAATAATAGAAATACTTAAAGTATTAATTGTTGTAAGTTTCCTCGAAAGCCGACAATCTCAAATCGGTTCCCACacccaaagaaaaaatatagttgtacatgttttccataaccatttcaacatttttaaaagttttttaacaaatatacactctaataaattttcatgtaaatttcctacattaatagtaggaaacttttctccttctataattatggtaaaaatacatgttgtatgtaaattcaaatatttttttttagaacaaatggtttttgtgtttttttagaaataaaatgttgacaatttgtatattaaaagtttaaattagtttacacactttatgtgtaaaacttcaatttatgcacaatatatgtaattttaaacataaaatgcctgttatattatacaaattgaaaatacaacattttgtttgtagttttgctgaaaaaagtatgtaattgattttgataaacatattgtgcttaaatttacgcatattgtgtaattttacatgaaaacttacatacattatagtagtagatttacatgcatttttttagAGTGTATAACAACTATGCAAATCCCAGACTATTAAGCACGTTAAAAAAGCtacaaaatgcaaataaattactacaaaaactaCTCAacctttattaaatttcttaactAATCGACACAGACCCATAAATTCTTGTCCTTTAATTCTATTAATCTCGGTACTCGCTATTAGAGCGTATTTACTCACTGCATGTATAATTATTTgcgttactttttttttattatatagtcCCATTAATGGGGTCAGAATATTAAAAGCCattaataggggggtcagacggcatgtattgcttgtgtattgggacatgtattcgatacatatggaattccatgtgtatgtcaaaattcacgttatacatacgattcataatttccacgttcaaacgtacataagtaattgcatgtgacataacctctattagtttatatgtttgttctttttaacaatatatttatttaaaacgtttttaaatcacaataaatatatttaatgtaatgaaacttattttgttatgatttttctttactcgtttttgttatgttttttttttttttattttgcactcacacagtgttgtatttcaaaatacaacactgttatacacacgaaaatagaacatgctctaattgccaaaaatgtcacgagtaatacacatgtattttacatacacaaagtttcatatggatcacacggtatgtatatgtttacatatggaaaaatgtcccaatacatggcacaaaacacaagcaatacatgccgtctgacccccctttaatcAAGACAACATCACCCAACAAGACTGCCTTTATTCATCGATGCAAAAGGCAAGTGTGTAGCTGTTGAGTGCAGACAATGCCCATAATTATTACACCAAACTGAAGGACATTTAACGGTAAATGCAGGAGTAAGTAAATGACCGTTACTTAAGCAGCCACAAAATCTGTAATGTTGAGTATTATGTCTTAAATACAAGtgtaataatttaaatgtataaacATCATTTCACGAAATGTTTGACTTTAAGAAATAAGACTCAGTTTTCAATGTTGCATTTAACGCTagttaattttgattttagtgTTGAGAGGTGTAATTGATTTATAATTGCATGCTACATAATTGAAAGTATGAAAAGCGTATTGAATTTgctttaatatatatttgtaaGTTGTTGTGATACCGACTCATAGAAGGCTACTGGGATGATCCATCCGAGCGGTTAGCAGTCGGATTTGTCATCAccgattttaaacaattttagaaatatattaacgaatttaataaCAGGCTTGGGGTGTAATGATTATTGTATAATTTATTACTGGtaataataaattacctttatcTTGTAATCTGATATGAAAcataaaatgttacaagtcccaaaaaaggacctataagatgcaaacgcacttcttcttagctgtgattatttgtcattatgaATCATaccaattaattaattaataaaactccagtatcagattacaaaaatatttcaaatcatggattttagaactttttttgtctctcctgtaatatttctgaaaagcttacgaaatgattaataaagtaaaattttaagaaaaaaacacactaatggagtcaaatttattgaaagaaggtatgtacatcgaattcaatttaacgtttattaaaatcatcactaagtttttgaTGAGATTTAGCCTAAgtttatagaattatgcggaatttacttttaatttttaatagtttcaatttattctgaaaaaagtttttaagtaactcatcgtcctctatttagaatcattgtaattcttaaaaatattaatctgaagaggtttatattgtaaatcagcagtttaggtttcaaaacAGACCAATAATTgttatacaatgaatattaaaaatgtacaaaaatattgaatttattaattttagtcccaaattttaaaaacctgttaaccgagtgataaaccggttaaccgaaaatcaacattttaaattaaccggtttgcaaaaaatcgaaatttcaaagaaaacccggtttttcggttaacacTATATATGGCCCACTTCGAAAattactcacgaatataaattattgaatttttaaaagagaaatgttacttagtgtagggtattatatggcttgaccgaccatactttcttacttgtttgttaaggaaattcgaagatatttggaaaaatgcatggtgataataataaaaaaaacatatggaaaaatcgACCCGTACGTTCGATACCGGAACTTaagccaattaaacaaaaaccaatagag belongs to Calliphora vicina chromosome 4, idCalVici1.1, whole genome shotgun sequence and includes:
- the LOC135958221 gene encoding farnesol dehydrogenase-like, whose amino-acid sequence is MERWQNKIAVVTGASSGIGIAIVKDLIKNGLQVVGLARRVERVEDIKKSLPKNLQTKLTALKCDVSNLKSVNEAFDKIVQHFGGIDILVNNAGCLKLGQLTTMNVADVEQVLQTNVMGVVYCTQRAFKSMKERNFNGHVVLINSVAGHKVVSSIDGSTPEFNIYPPSKFAITAITEIYRQEFRGLGTKIKVTSISPGAVDTEILNDNIKSLLQGTILKAEDIASGVLYAISTPPHVQIHEMIIKPIGEVL